The Cylindrospermopsis curvispora GIHE-G1 genome contains a region encoding:
- a CDS encoding NAD(P)-dependent oxidoreductase, which produces MKVAFLGTGLMGLPMAQRLLAANIELIAYNRTPEKLTPLQAAGAEIAVKPRQAIRAADCIILMLSNAAAIYHLLLTDTSWHALSGRSVIQMGTIAPIESQEIRNAVVAAGGEYIEAPVLGSIPEAETGQLIVMVGGEREQYERHVNLLSHFGPNPVYVGEVGSASSLTLALNQLIASLTTSFALSLAFVQLQGIDTELFMRVLRESKLYAPTFDQNLSRMLHGNYTQANLPTKQLIKEIDLFISEAKSLGLNLSSIEGVKYILQSAMKMSYPEDDYSSVFPAIREWGEAGGD; this is translated from the coding sequence ATGAAGGTGGCATTTCTGGGAACTGGATTAATGGGACTACCAATGGCTCAACGGTTATTAGCAGCTAATATTGAACTAATTGCTTATAATCGCACCCCAGAAAAATTAACACCTCTTCAAGCAGCAGGTGCAGAAATTGCCGTCAAACCCCGTCAAGCCATTCGTGCTGCTGACTGTATTATTCTTATGCTCTCTAACGCCGCTGCTATTTATCATCTACTACTTACGGATACCTCTTGGCACGCCTTATCAGGACGCAGTGTAATTCAAATGGGAACCATTGCTCCCATAGAAAGTCAAGAAATCCGTAATGCTGTAGTTGCAGCAGGTGGTGAGTACATAGAAGCGCCCGTACTGGGTAGCATTCCCGAAGCTGAAACAGGTCAGCTGATTGTTATGGTTGGTGGTGAAAGGGAACAATATGAACGCCACGTTAATTTATTGTCCCATTTTGGACCCAATCCTGTTTATGTGGGGGAGGTGGGATCCGCATCTTCCCTCACCCTCGCACTCAATCAGCTCATCGCTTCCCTGACCACTAGTTTCGCTCTCAGTTTAGCATTTGTTCAATTACAAGGTATAGACACGGAATTATTTATGCGTGTCCTGCGGGAGAGTAAACTCTATGCACCCACTTTCGATCAAAATCTGAGTCGCATGTTACATGGTAATTACACTCAGGCTAATTTACCTACCAAACAGTTAATCAAAGAAATAGATCTGTTTATTAGCGAGGCTAAATCCCTGGGTTTGAATCTCAGCAGCATTGAGGGCGTAAAATATATCTTGCAGTCAGCTATGAAAATGTCTTATCCAGAAGATGATTACTCTTCTGTTTTCCCCGCTATTCGTGAGTGGGGAGAAGCTGGTGGAGATTAA